One window from the genome of Streptococcus parasanguinis encodes:
- a CDS encoding virulence protein, producing MGVRYSSSESAALIETMSSNIQIATQITEKLTSGSDHLIAEIEAGRLQGAAYEAGKNLFGNIIIPCIQKLQEAIDDIQIELNSYKNADAVVSKYGELDLDDLKTQKQSWEKQLSKYQDLIRKNEDFFNRVGAFLTANLDQNLSENRVLHELADKTRMQIKDVEEKIEKLEWFVEQVNQYFSDSLEILNLAIEGAGQLSQIIVDSNGNYYADGVDMTWFDKMKQTKVVSYAKRDYQDALTRTLNQASRDMLLSDDGDTYYREELKKRLKGHDRSQWKKIIDDYNHTLKIDNEGNLIEIFDNSAYKDRHYQKDDNFSVLKNGKYDSASTRLINEKYQELLQENFEANSAEFWGGVSQMLSGLLLDFASVAAETGGLALAPETGGASFIAGTTAAEVALDAGNALIFSGVVSVGSAISKTGSANAEIQVNYSSNYDSWQANKPTSKTFGKKVSGRVKGKKVDNIRVDAEPDSGKIQVQSGSGKSGYGLDIDIEVSRISSRQDIVDWVSKHSELKGLGKGAKEEVIKNMWKAFKYLTQ from the coding sequence GTGGGAGTGAGATACAGTTCATCAGAATCTGCTGCTTTGATTGAAACTATGAGCAGTAATATTCAAATTGCTACTCAGATTACAGAAAAACTTACTAGTGGAAGTGATCATTTAATTGCAGAAATCGAAGCAGGTAGACTTCAAGGTGCTGCATATGAGGCAGGGAAAAATTTATTTGGGAATATTATTATCCCATGTATCCAAAAATTACAAGAAGCGATCGACGATATTCAGATTGAATTAAATTCATACAAAAACGCAGATGCAGTTGTATCAAAATATGGAGAATTAGATTTAGATGATTTGAAGACACAAAAACAGAGTTGGGAAAAACAGCTTTCAAAGTATCAAGATCTAATCAGAAAGAATGAGGATTTTTTCAATCGTGTTGGAGCATTTCTTACCGCAAATCTGGATCAAAATTTATCAGAAAATAGAGTTCTTCATGAACTGGCTGATAAAACACGGATGCAAATCAAAGATGTTGAAGAAAAAATTGAAAAATTAGAGTGGTTTGTTGAGCAAGTCAATCAGTATTTTTCAGACAGTCTTGAAATTCTTAATTTAGCGATTGAAGGAGCAGGACAACTAAGTCAAATTATAGTTGATAGCAACGGAAATTACTATGCGGATGGTGTCGACATGACTTGGTTTGACAAAATGAAACAAACAAAAGTTGTTTCCTACGCTAAAAGAGACTATCAGGATGCCTTAACAAGGACTTTAAATCAAGCGTCGAGAGATATGTTATTATCAGATGATGGTGATACCTATTATCGGGAAGAGTTAAAAAAACGCTTAAAAGGACATGATCGGTCACAGTGGAAAAAAATAATTGATGATTATAACCATACTCTAAAAATTGACAATGAAGGGAATTTAATTGAAATTTTTGATAATAGTGCTTATAAAGATCGACATTATCAAAAAGATGATAACTTTTCTGTTCTAAAAAATGGGAAGTATGATAGTGCTTCTACGAGATTGATCAACGAAAAATATCAAGAACTTCTTCAAGAAAATTTTGAAGCTAATTCTGCTGAATTTTGGGGTGGAGTTAGTCAGATGTTATCAGGTTTACTACTTGACTTTGCTAGCGTAGCAGCAGAAACTGGAGGTTTAGCTTTAGCTCCTGAGACAGGTGGGGCAAGCTTTATTGCTGGAACAACTGCAGCAGAGGTTGCTTTAGATGCAGGCAACGCACTCATATTTAGTGGGGTAGTATCTGTAGGATCCGCTATTAGTAAAACAGGTAGCGCAAACGCTGAAATTCAAGTTAATTATTCTAGCAACTACGATAGCTGGCAGGCAAATAAACCGACGAGTAAGACTTTTGGGAAAAAGGTTTCTGGACGAGTTAAAGGTAAAAAAGTCGATAATATTCGAGTTGATGCGGAGCCAGATAGTGGGAAAATCCAAGTTCAATCGGGAAGTGGGAAATCGGGTTATGGCCTCGACATAGATATCGAGGTTTCAAGGATTTCAAGTAGGCAGGATATTGTAGACTGGGTAAGCAAACATTCTGAACTAAAAGGACTTGGAAAAGGAGCTAAAGAAGAAGTTATCAAAAATATGTGGAAAGCTTTTAAATACTTAACGCAATAA